Proteins encoded in a region of the Halorussus sp. MSC15.2 genome:
- a CDS encoding preprotein translocase subunit Sec61beta codes for MSSGQNSGGLMSSAGLVRYFDAEDRNAIRIDPKTIVAFGVLFGVFIEVLNVLGL; via the coding sequence ATGAGCAGTGGCCAGAACTCCGGCGGACTGATGTCCAGCGCCGGACTCGTCCGGTACTTCGACGCCGAGGACCGCAACGCGATACGCATCGACCCCAAGACCATCGTCGCCTTCGGCGTCCTCTTCGGCGTCTTCATCGAAGTCCTGAACGTCCTCGGACTGTAG
- a CDS encoding PH domain-containing protein, which produces MARGKPALWSALFGGLFVAAGVYVSGSAVPYNHLASYPLFALGALVVVGGLYVHAVAPEEPQMHDGETVTEKFHPTLRVAFVKLLAGVVLLGVGGYLLVGTQVPYAYPFACVALGAYVFAVGLWRFWANSLTTYYVTSNRFIKSFRFLGNRRRNAFIGDVRGVEASRGFLETLLGIGHVQIATAGKTAATVIKARNIPNPDELEEFLLRGMNERQ; this is translated from the coding sequence ATGGCGAGAGGGAAACCAGCACTCTGGAGCGCGCTCTTCGGTGGCCTGTTCGTCGCCGCGGGCGTGTACGTCAGCGGGAGCGCAGTACCGTACAACCATCTGGCCTCGTACCCCCTGTTCGCACTCGGGGCGCTCGTGGTCGTCGGGGGTCTCTACGTCCACGCGGTCGCTCCCGAGGAACCGCAGATGCACGACGGCGAGACCGTGACGGAAAAGTTCCACCCGACCCTCCGGGTGGCGTTCGTCAAACTGTTGGCGGGCGTCGTCCTGCTGGGGGTCGGCGGCTACCTACTGGTCGGCACGCAGGTTCCGTACGCCTACCCGTTCGCCTGCGTGGCGCTCGGCGCGTACGTCTTCGCGGTCGGTCTCTGGCGGTTCTGGGCGAACTCGCTGACGACCTACTACGTGACGAGCAATCGGTTCATCAAGTCGTTCCGGTTCCTCGGTAACCGCCGCCGGAACGCCTTCATCGGGGACGTGAGGGGCGTCGAGGCCAGTCGCGGCTTCCTCGAAACGCTGCTGGGCATCGGCCACGTCCAAATCGCGACCGCCGGGAAGACGGCCGCCACGGTCATCAAAGCCCGAAACATCCCGAATCCGGACGAACTGGAGGAGTTCCTGCTTCGCGGAATGAACGAGCGTCAGTAG
- a CDS encoding helix-turn-helix domain-containing protein has product MTDTDASNRLPVWCAGKDWCPITATASLLGKKWHPVIVHRLLEGGPMGFNELKADVGGISSKVLSDSLEDLEDKQLVNREIVSEKPVRVNYSLTEHGQSLESLIFEMRDWGMEHLDAAEEQDEAIA; this is encoded by the coding sequence ATGACAGACACCGACGCGAGCAACCGACTGCCGGTGTGGTGCGCCGGGAAGGACTGGTGTCCCATCACCGCGACCGCCTCGCTCCTCGGCAAGAAGTGGCATCCCGTAATCGTCCACCGCCTGCTCGAAGGCGGGCCGATGGGGTTCAACGAACTCAAGGCCGACGTCGGCGGCATCTCCAGCAAGGTCCTGTCGGACAGCCTCGAAGACCTCGAAGACAAGCAGTTGGTGAACCGCGAAATCGTGAGCGAGAAGCCGGTTCGGGTCAACTACTCGCTGACTGAACACGGCCAATCGCTCGAATCGCTCATCTTCGAGATGCGTGACTGGGGGATGGAGCACCTCGACGCCGCCGAGGAGCAGGACGAAGCAATCGCGTGA
- a CDS encoding co-chaperone YbbN, translated as MTVTLKDFYADWCGPCKTQDPILEEMEGDWDGVEFEKIDVDEHQDVANEYQVRSIPTIVVENDDGVVERFVGVTQRDELEDALEEAGA; from the coding sequence ATGACTGTCACACTGAAGGACTTTTACGCGGATTGGTGTGGGCCGTGCAAGACTCAAGACCCGATTCTCGAAGAGATGGAGGGCGACTGGGACGGCGTCGAATTCGAGAAGATAGACGTAGACGAACACCAAGATGTGGCGAACGAGTATCAGGTCCGTTCCATCCCGACCATCGTCGTCGAGAACGACGACGGCGTCGTGGAGCGGTTCGTCGGGGTCACTCAGCGTGACGAACTCGAAGACGCCCTCGAAGAGGCCGGCGCGTAA
- a CDS encoding DUF5518 domain-containing protein codes for MTLLGVVGLAVPGVGQLAAGLVGGFVAGYVAGGGAGRGAWHGLLAGSLGGILVALIFGVAVSALGAVGLGPLGPVLGGGVFLVGVVIALTMGLESALAGALGAWIAGK; via the coding sequence ATGACCCTCCTCGGCGTCGTCGGACTCGCCGTCCCCGGAGTGGGGCAACTCGCGGCCGGTCTCGTCGGCGGATTCGTCGCCGGGTACGTGGCCGGAGGCGGCGCGGGGCGCGGCGCGTGGCACGGCCTGCTCGCCGGGTCGCTCGGCGGCATCCTCGTCGCGCTGATATTCGGCGTCGCTGTCAGCGCCCTCGGTGCGGTCGGACTCGGCCCGCTCGGTCCCGTCCTCGGCGGTGGCGTCTTCCTCGTCGGCGTCGTCATCGCGCTCACGATGGGACTCGAAAGCGCGCTCGCCGGGGCGCTGGGCGCGTGGATAGCCGGGAAGTAA
- a CDS encoding ASCH domain-containing protein yields the protein MATIDADDLLPNERMRRGAQDGQITQIHRGDQYAEEGDQFEVDGESFEVVEVSERTLGDLTDEDARAEGMADLEEYREILNRAHENFEWCDDSEVVRHRFEKVE from the coding sequence ATGGCGACAATCGACGCCGACGACCTGCTCCCGAACGAGCGGATGCGCCGGGGCGCACAGGACGGCCAGATTACCCAGATTCACCGCGGCGACCAGTACGCCGAGGAGGGCGACCAGTTCGAGGTGGACGGCGAGTCGTTCGAGGTCGTGGAGGTCAGCGAGCGAACGCTCGGCGACCTGACCGACGAGGACGCCCGCGCCGAGGGGATGGCGGACTTGGAGGAGTACCGCGAGATACTGAACCGAGCGCACGAGAACTTCGAGTGGTGCGACGACAGCGAAGTGGTCCGCCACCGGTTCGAGAAGGTGGAGTAA
- a CDS encoding bifunctional nuclease family protein — protein MNADIDAVRVAMTDDGPVPVVVLAADDEDGVLPIFIGFDEAVSIARGMEAEDIGRPLTHDLTLDLVEELGGRVTRVVVSSLEDNTYIADLHVDTPRGDTVVDARPSDSLALAARTNAPVEVEPDVFESGRRDREEFDQLQDIREVAELNP, from the coding sequence ATGAACGCCGACATCGACGCGGTGCGCGTGGCGATGACCGACGACGGGCCGGTCCCAGTCGTCGTACTCGCCGCAGACGACGAGGACGGTGTACTCCCGATTTTCATCGGCTTCGACGAAGCCGTCAGCATCGCTCGCGGCATGGAGGCCGAGGACATCGGCCGCCCGCTGACCCACGACCTGACGCTCGACCTCGTTGAGGAACTCGGCGGGCGAGTCACCCGCGTCGTCGTCTCGTCGCTGGAGGACAACACCTACATCGCCGACCTCCACGTCGATACGCCCCGCGGCGACACCGTGGTTGACGCCCGGCCCAGCGACTCGCTGGCGCTCGCGGCCCGGACCAACGCCCCGGTCGAGGTCGAACCGGACGTGTTCGAGTCGGGGCGGCGCGACCGCGAGGAGTTCGACCAACTGCAGGACATCCGGGAGGTCGCGGAACTAAACCCATGA
- the pdxT gene encoding pyridoxal 5'-phosphate synthase glutaminase subunit PdxT — MTLRAGVVAVQGDVSEHADALRRAGAEYGRETEVVEIRTDGTVPDCDLLVMPGGESTTISRLLHAEGIAEEIVAHVEAGKPLLATCAGLIVAATDAGDDRVETLGVADVTVERNAFGRQKDSFEAPLDVSGLDDPFPAVFIRAPVIADVGEGVEVLAEWDGRPVAVRDGPVVGTSFHPELTPDSRIHGLALFESDVAERPTAPGK; from the coding sequence ATGACTCTCAGAGCGGGCGTCGTGGCGGTGCAGGGCGACGTGAGCGAACACGCCGACGCCCTCCGGCGCGCCGGCGCGGAGTACGGTCGAGAGACCGAGGTCGTCGAGATTCGGACCGACGGGACGGTCCCGGACTGCGACCTGCTGGTGATGCCGGGCGGGGAATCGACGACCATCTCGCGACTGCTCCACGCCGAGGGCATCGCCGAGGAGATAGTCGCCCACGTCGAGGCGGGCAAGCCCCTGTTGGCGACCTGTGCGGGCCTCATCGTGGCCGCGACCGACGCCGGGGACGACCGAGTCGAGACCCTCGGCGTCGCGGACGTGACCGTCGAACGCAACGCCTTCGGCAGGCAGAAAGACAGTTTCGAGGCACCGCTCGACGTGTCGGGACTGGACGACCCCTTCCCCGCGGTGTTCATCCGCGCGCCGGTCATCGCCGACGTCGGCGAGGGCGTCGAGGTGCTGGCCGAGTGGGACGGCCGCCCGGTCGCGGTCCGAGACGGTCCGGTGGTCGGCACTTCGTTCCACCCCGAACTGACGCCCGACTCCCGGATTCACGGCCTCGCGCTCTTCGAGAGCGACGTAGCCGAGCGCCCCACGGCGCCCGGCAAGTAG
- the hisE gene encoding phosphoribosyl-ATP diphosphatase, translated as MSGDQTGESSDGVGDATDSEATDAVLDELFAVVEDRKETLPEDSYTASLFTHEKGENAVLEKLGEETTELLLAAKDDDREEIAHESADIVYHLLVLLSMKEMDLADLRAELRERR; from the coding sequence ATGAGCGGAGACCAGACCGGCGAGTCGTCCGATGGAGTGGGCGACGCCACCGACTCGGAAGCGACCGACGCCGTGCTGGACGAACTGTTCGCGGTCGTGGAGGACCGCAAGGAGACCCTACCCGAGGACTCCTACACCGCTTCGCTGTTCACCCACGAGAAGGGCGAGAACGCGGTGCTGGAGAAACTCGGCGAGGAGACCACCGAACTCCTGCTGGCCGCGAAGGACGACGACCGCGAGGAGATAGCCCACGAGAGCGCCGACATCGTCTACCACCTGCTCGTGCTGCTGTCGATGAAGGAGATGGACCTCGCGGACCTGCGGGCGGAACTGCGCGAGCGGCGCTGA
- a CDS encoding YqjF family protein: MGWRDVLFANWSADPSVVAPHVPDSVSLDTYDGRAWLSVVAFVNVDVRPRWLPAGTGIRIPEVNLRTYVTREWRPAIYFFNLDVSDPFTVLGARLTHLLPYYLASISVESRDDRVRFESRRHHPGARPARFDATYGPEGERFETERGSLAEFLTERHRYYTESPSGRLRYADVHHPKWPLYDADATVEENSLFRANDFETPDADPICYYSPEVSVLASPNRRWTQSAVEVEAAASDGDDGRPPSERLQRPP; encoded by the coding sequence ATGGGGTGGCGCGACGTGCTGTTCGCCAACTGGTCGGCGGACCCGAGCGTCGTCGCCCCGCACGTCCCCGACTCGGTCTCGCTCGACACGTACGACGGGCGGGCGTGGCTCTCGGTCGTCGCGTTCGTCAACGTGGACGTGCGCCCCCGCTGGCTTCCGGCCGGAACCGGTATCCGGATTCCGGAGGTCAACCTCCGCACCTACGTCACCCGCGAGTGGCGACCGGCCATCTACTTCTTCAACCTCGACGTGTCCGACCCGTTCACGGTCCTCGGCGCGCGACTCACTCACCTCCTGCCGTACTACCTCGCGTCCATCTCGGTCGAGTCCCGCGACGACCGGGTCCGGTTCGAGAGCAGACGCCACCATCCAGGAGCGCGACCCGCGAGGTTCGACGCCACGTACGGGCCGGAGGGCGAGCGGTTCGAGACCGAGCGCGGGTCGCTGGCCGAGTTCCTCACCGAACGCCACCGCTACTACACCGAATCGCCGAGCGGACGGCTTCGGTACGCCGACGTTCACCACCCGAAGTGGCCGCTCTACGACGCCGACGCGACCGTCGAGGAGAACTCGCTGTTCCGAGCCAACGACTTCGAGACGCCCGACGCCGACCCCATCTGTTACTACAGTCCGGAGGTCAGCGTTCTCGCCTCGCCGAACCGCCGCTGGACGCAGTCCGCGGTCGAGGTGGAGGCCGCCGCGAGCGATGGCGACGACGGTCGCCCGCCCAGCGAGCGACTCCAGCGACCGCCGTAG
- a CDS encoding PQQ-binding-like beta-propeller repeat protein encodes MTAATGVTAALAVGPTPAAAQAVPDWTATLGGVPGECIVRGNTVFVADASGSVTAFDTADGAVRGTTATGKDLVSVGASDAYVAAGAKDGSLYSIDRESMTANWHRSLSAHVNGVTVAGTVAYAVTEDGECYAIDLDSGETKWRETLSGENPATPVVGEYVYARSGGEASSGAVYAFDPDSGATEWQTSIASGENAYAIDADLALSPDGRHLAANYLRGEEVAGVTLFDAADGTEQWSARSDGNGAGAVAVGADRVVYEGDQRVFGHDRATGERKWQSGQGVAGGLTYDAGRLFYVADFGDQEAVRGTRSDTGIVTWETEKEYLDIWGGDASATHYYSLDEDGIKAYRRKKTGETTTETTESTTTETTRTGGGTDDGTESATTARATTERTETPSSTTASSATTEAALRDATTVAGDGRGLFVAGDGVLRGNVSTWMLTVSGFALSVLGLVYSMRKEN; translated from the coding sequence TTGACCGCCGCGACGGGAGTCACGGCCGCGCTCGCCGTCGGACCGACTCCGGCGGCGGCGCAGGCGGTTCCAGACTGGACGGCGACTCTCGGGGGTGTGCCCGGCGAGTGCATCGTCCGCGGGAACACGGTGTTCGTCGCGGACGCGTCGGGGAGCGTAACTGCCTTCGATACCGCCGACGGAGCGGTCCGCGGCACGACCGCCACCGGCAAGGACTTGGTGAGCGTCGGGGCGAGTGACGCGTACGTCGCCGCGGGTGCCAAAGACGGGTCGCTGTACAGCATCGACCGCGAATCGATGACAGCCAATTGGCATCGGTCGCTGTCGGCCCACGTGAACGGCGTGACGGTCGCCGGAACCGTGGCCTACGCCGTGACCGAGGACGGGGAGTGTTACGCCATCGACCTCGACTCGGGCGAGACCAAGTGGCGCGAGACGCTGTCTGGCGAGAACCCCGCTACGCCGGTCGTCGGCGAGTACGTCTACGCTCGGTCCGGCGGCGAGGCCTCGTCCGGCGCGGTCTACGCGTTCGACCCCGATTCGGGCGCGACCGAGTGGCAGACGTCGATAGCGAGCGGCGAGAACGCGTACGCCATCGACGCCGACCTCGCGCTCTCGCCCGACGGACGACACCTCGCGGCGAACTACCTCCGAGGGGAGGAGGTCGCGGGCGTCACGCTCTTCGACGCCGCCGACGGGACCGAACAGTGGAGCGCGCGCTCCGACGGAAATGGCGCGGGCGCGGTCGCGGTCGGTGCCGACCGCGTCGTCTACGAGGGCGACCAGCGCGTCTTCGGTCACGACCGCGCGACCGGCGAACGGAAGTGGCAGTCGGGACAGGGCGTCGCGGGCGGCCTGACCTACGACGCGGGCCGCCTCTTCTACGTCGCCGACTTCGGCGACCAAGAGGCGGTCCGCGGAACGAGGAGCGACACCGGCATCGTCACGTGGGAGACCGAGAAGGAGTACCTCGACATCTGGGGCGGTGACGCCAGCGCGACCCACTACTACTCGCTCGACGAGGACGGTATCAAGGCGTACCGCAGGAAGAAGACGGGCGAGACGACGACCGAGACGACGGAATCGACGACCACCGAGACCACCCGAACCGGCGGTGGAACCGACGACGGGACTGAGAGCGCAACGACCGCTCGGGCGACGACCGAGCGAACCGAGACGCCGAGTTCGACCACCGCCTCGTCAGCGACCACGGAGGCCGCACTGCGCGACGCCACGACGGTCGCCGGCGATGGTCGGGGACTGTTCGTCGCGGGCGACGGGGTCCTGCGCGGGAACGTCTCGACGTGGATGCTGACGGTCTCGGGATTCGCCCTGTCGGTCCTCGGACTGGTGTACTCGATGCGGAAGGAGAACTAA
- the nucS gene encoding endonuclease NucS, with protein MTIADGDSSTLHRPDPETARDRVAAAVAAENLVTVFGRCTVEYEGRAASTLGPGDRLVVLKPDGTALVHTDEGQKPVNWQPPGCTHEASVADGEFRILSRRTSPEERLVVAFERVEQLSTFDVTDRNDLALQGTEEDLRQRILDDPDLVEAGFRPLATERETPAGAVDIYGKDRDGATVVVELKRKRVGPDAAGQLSRYVEALDRELHADAEIRGFLVAPSVTERARELLAEKGLEFVSLGPPE; from the coding sequence GTGACAATCGCAGACGGCGACTCATCCACCCTCCACCGCCCGGACCCCGAGACGGCCCGCGACCGCGTCGCCGCGGCCGTCGCCGCCGAGAACCTCGTGACCGTCTTCGGTCGGTGTACCGTCGAGTACGAGGGCCGGGCCGCCAGCACGCTGGGTCCCGGCGACCGACTGGTCGTCCTCAAGCCCGACGGCACTGCGCTGGTCCACACCGACGAGGGCCAGAAACCGGTCAACTGGCAACCGCCGGGGTGTACTCACGAGGCGAGCGTCGCCGACGGCGAGTTCCGGATTCTCAGTCGCCGGACCTCGCCCGAGGAGCGACTGGTCGTCGCGTTCGAGCGGGTCGAACAGCTATCCACGTTCGACGTGACCGACCGGAACGACCTCGCGCTACAGGGCACCGAGGAGGACCTCCGCCAGCGCATCCTCGACGACCCCGACCTCGTGGAGGCCGGGTTCCGACCGCTCGCCACGGAGCGCGAGACGCCCGCCGGGGCGGTGGACATCTACGGGAAGGACCGCGACGGCGCGACGGTCGTGGTGGAACTCAAGCGCAAGCGCGTCGGCCCGGACGCGGCGGGTCAGCTATCGCGGTACGTGGAGGCGCTGGACCGCGAACTCCACGCCGACGCCGAGATTCGCGGCTTTCTGGTCGCGCCCTCGGTGACCGAGCGCGCCCGAGAACTGCTCGCCGAGAAGGGACTGGAGTTCGTCTCGCTCGGCCCGCCGGAGTGA
- a CDS encoding RDD family protein produces the protein MQSAHVETATVRERVTAYLADAVVVGATVVGVAVGLGDSRRERRRLGALLGLAVANLYHVVLEGTGGQTAGKRAVGIAVAGDDGERPSYASAATRTAFRFVDWLPVGYLLGLASIALTERRKRLGDLAANTVVVRTDSDADADERGA, from the coding sequence GTGCAGTCCGCCCACGTCGAGACAGCGACGGTTCGGGAGCGCGTCACCGCCTACCTCGCGGACGCGGTGGTCGTCGGGGCGACGGTGGTCGGCGTCGCGGTCGGACTGGGAGATTCGCGCCGCGAACGCCGCCGACTCGGGGCACTGCTCGGACTCGCTGTCGCCAACCTGTACCACGTCGTCCTCGAAGGAACCGGCGGACAGACGGCGGGCAAACGCGCGGTCGGTATCGCCGTCGCGGGCGACGACGGGGAGCGCCCGTCCTACGCCAGCGCGGCGACGCGAACCGCGTTCCGATTCGTTGACTGGCTTCCCGTCGGCTACCTCCTCGGACTCGCCAGCATCGCGCTCACCGAGCGCCGCAAGCGCCTCGGCGACCTCGCCGCGAACACGGTGGTCGTCCGAACCGATTCCGACGCAGACGCTGACGAGCGCGGTGCGTAG
- a CDS encoding carboxypeptidase M32, producing the protein MADAYDDLLDRFGRISALGDSGGVLYWDQQVTMPEGGTPARSKQLSALSAVTHEKLTDDETGRLLDAAADEDLTDEQRAVVREIRREYDRERKIPESLVEEHTRLQSEAQDDWREAKANDDFSAFEPTLERLLDLRIERAEHIDPDRDPYEVMFEDGEPYLGLDTVERIFEELKDGLVPLIEDIRASEDVPPVFDGTFDTDTQRELSEAALDLLGYDWDRGRLDTSTHPFTSGTQFDARITTRFDESDLLGALSSTIHEFGHATYALGLRDDAYGTPLGDSRSHGVHESQSRFWENHVGRTKEFWELFLPTVKDHFPELSDVTPEEAYRAANRVEADNVIRVEADELTYHMHIILRSEIEREFVSGDLAVSEIPAAWDDKMEQYLGVRPDSDAEGCLQDIHWTGGFARFQNYTVGSVLAAQLWATIEDELDDPRGLIREGDFEPLHDWFRENVHRHGQRYTTDELIRQATGEELTADYFLDYAEEKFGEIYDL; encoded by the coding sequence ATGGCCGACGCGTACGACGACCTCCTCGACCGATTCGGACGAATCTCCGCGCTCGGAGACAGCGGCGGCGTCCTCTACTGGGACCAGCAGGTGACGATGCCCGAAGGCGGGACGCCTGCCCGCTCGAAGCAACTCTCGGCGCTCTCGGCGGTCACCCACGAGAAACTGACCGACGACGAGACCGGCCGACTGCTCGACGCCGCCGCCGACGAAGACCTGACCGACGAACAGCGAGCGGTCGTCCGGGAGATTCGCCGCGAGTACGACCGCGAACGGAAGATACCGGAGTCCCTCGTGGAGGAACACACCCGCCTCCAGTCGGAGGCACAGGACGACTGGCGGGAGGCGAAGGCGAACGACGACTTCTCGGCGTTCGAACCCACGCTGGAGCGACTGCTGGACCTCCGCATCGAACGGGCCGAACACATCGACCCGGACCGCGACCCTTACGAGGTCATGTTCGAGGACGGCGAACCCTACCTCGGACTCGACACCGTAGAGCGCATCTTCGAGGAACTGAAGGACGGACTCGTCCCGCTCATCGAGGACATCCGGGCGAGCGAGGACGTGCCGCCCGTCTTTGATGGAACCTTCGACACCGACACGCAGCGAGAACTCTCGGAGGCGGCGCTGGACCTGCTGGGCTACGACTGGGACCGCGGACGCCTCGACACCTCGACCCACCCGTTCACCTCGGGGACTCAGTTCGACGCCCGCATCACGACCCGGTTCGACGAGTCGGACCTCCTCGGCGCGCTGAGTTCGACCATCCACGAGTTCGGCCACGCCACCTACGCGCTGGGTCTGCGCGACGACGCCTACGGGACGCCACTCGGCGACTCGCGCTCCCACGGCGTCCACGAGTCCCAGTCGCGGTTCTGGGAGAACCACGTCGGTCGGACGAAGGAGTTCTGGGAACTGTTCCTGCCGACCGTGAAAGACCACTTTCCGGAACTCTCTGACGTGACGCCCGAGGAGGCCTACCGGGCCGCCAACCGGGTGGAGGCCGACAACGTGATTCGCGTGGAGGCCGACGAACTCACCTACCACATGCACATCATCCTGCGGTCCGAGATAGAGCGCGAGTTCGTCTCGGGCGACCTCGCGGTGAGCGAGATTCCGGCCGCGTGGGACGACAAGATGGAACAGTACCTCGGCGTCCGGCCCGACTCCGACGCCGAGGGCTGTCTGCAGGACATCCACTGGACCGGCGGGTTCGCCCGGTTCCAGAACTACACGGTCGGAAGCGTCCTCGCGGCCCAGCTCTGGGCGACCATCGAGGACGAACTCGACGACCCCCGCGGCCTGATTCGGGAAGGCGACTTCGAACCGCTCCACGACTGGTTCCGCGAGAACGTCCACCGCCACGGCCAGCGCTACACCACCGACGAACTGATTCGGCAGGCCACCGGCGAGGAACTGACCGCCGACTACTTCCTCGACTACGCCGAGGAGAAGTTCGGCGAAATCTACGACCTGTAA
- a CDS encoding DUF6735 family protein, translating to MGHRALLAYRREGDDERDDTDPADSDGDTTDSTDAADDGPATYDLHRSHWGGADFALANRLTAESPYAADTPFAVDPSPVATDRSLSHIAANALDFLHHEAFYRVEIDYETTPFHVLWFGLEADSDTVERSETVGHGALVEARPEEDDRFSGWFCGTKAVVGDAVDWGALSREEAAEYLARRVETRADDRTVILPD from the coding sequence ATGGGACACCGCGCACTCCTCGCGTACCGCCGTGAGGGCGACGATGAACGCGACGACACCGACCCCGCCGACTCGGACGGTGACACGACCGACTCGACAGACGCCGCCGACGACGGACCGGCCACCTACGACCTCCACCGCTCGCACTGGGGCGGGGCCGACTTCGCGCTCGCGAACCGACTCACGGCGGAGTCGCCATACGCCGCCGACACCCCCTTCGCCGTGGACCCCTCCCCCGTCGCGACCGACCGCTCGCTGTCCCACATCGCCGCGAACGCCCTCGACTTCCTCCACCACGAGGCGTTCTACCGGGTCGAAATCGACTACGAGACGACGCCGTTCCACGTCCTCTGGTTCGGTCTCGAAGCCGACAGCGACACCGTCGAGCGGAGCGAGACGGTCGGCCACGGCGCGCTGGTCGAGGCCCGCCCCGAGGAGGACGACCGCTTCTCGGGGTGGTTCTGCGGGACGAAAGCGGTCGTCGGCGACGCGGTAGACTGGGGTGCGCTCTCCCGCGAGGAGGCCGCGGAGTACCTCGCCCGGCGCGTCGAGACGCGGGCCGACGACCGGACGGTGATACTCCCCGACTGA